A genome region from Candidatus Melainabacteria bacterium includes the following:
- a CDS encoding alpha/beta fold hydrolase — protein sequence MLKYKTVQRLVWGLLLGLSASTTWSAAALADSLPAPRRHAFVASDRTRLMAEIYSAPGDKAHPCVILVHQLGRTNADMKPLVAPLVAEGFTVVNLDMRGHGASQSRLTGGNFPYTKFTNADWQQLPFDLRVVLKNMVTVPNIDVQKFALVGASIGANASIIQARLASNVEAVVMLSPGVDFHGLKPAESMAGYHKPVLLVAAKDDTYSAESATQLSKMNKKSSLDILPQGGHGSQMFAAHPELAKQIATWLHKAMSK from the coding sequence ATGTTGAAATACAAGACCGTTCAAAGACTCGTCTGGGGCCTGCTTCTGGGATTGTCAGCGAGCACGACCTGGTCCGCAGCTGCTCTGGCAGATTCGCTACCGGCACCTCGCAGACACGCCTTCGTCGCATCCGACAGAACCCGCCTGATGGCGGAAATCTACTCCGCTCCCGGCGACAAGGCGCATCCATGCGTTATCCTCGTTCACCAGCTAGGACGAACAAACGCTGACATGAAACCACTGGTTGCACCGCTTGTAGCGGAGGGCTTCACAGTAGTTAACCTTGACATGCGAGGGCACGGTGCATCGCAGAGCCGGCTTACAGGCGGCAATTTTCCATACACCAAATTCACTAACGCAGACTGGCAACAACTGCCGTTCGACTTGCGAGTCGTATTGAAAAACATGGTCACGGTACCAAACATCGACGTACAAAAATTTGCTCTGGTGGGCGCCTCAATCGGAGCTAATGCCTCGATTATTCAAGCCCGATTGGCCTCCAATGTTGAGGCGGTAGTGATGCTCTCTCCGGGAGTGGATTTCCACGGGCTGAAGCCAGCCGAGTCGATGGCGGGCTATCACAAACCAGTCTTGTTGGTCGCCGCCAAAGACGATACTTATTCGGCCGAATCTGCCACCCAGTTGAGTAAGATGAACAAAAAATCGAGCCTGGACATTCTTCCACAGGGCGGGCACGGCTCTCAAATGTTCGCAGCCCATCCTGAACTAGCCAAACAAATCGCAACATGGCTGCACAAAGCGATGTCTAAATAA
- the def gene encoding peptide deformylase — protein MSKLQLRYFPDEVLKTPAKKISSFDASTRKLAQDMLDTMYENDGVGLAAPQVGVSKRLMVIDVAGEDEKRKPIVFINPVIVHKEGELVGLEGCLSFPGVYFEVKRANKIVVRYQNVQGRDQKLEAEGDLLCRAIQHEIDHLDGELFINKAVNNLVRDLEMTKHGFADGDIEKLQDKIAASSGHIISTKQSQQQPVVG, from the coding sequence ATGTCCAAACTGCAGCTGAGATACTTTCCTGATGAGGTTCTCAAAACCCCGGCCAAGAAAATTAGCAGTTTTGATGCTTCGACCCGCAAGTTGGCTCAAGACATGTTGGACACGATGTACGAAAACGATGGCGTCGGACTGGCTGCTCCGCAAGTCGGCGTTTCCAAGCGGCTCATGGTTATCGACGTAGCCGGAGAAGATGAAAAGCGAAAACCAATCGTATTCATTAACCCGGTGATCGTGCACAAAGAAGGCGAGCTGGTCGGTTTGGAAGGTTGTCTGAGTTTTCCCGGTGTCTATTTTGAAGTAAAGAGAGCCAACAAGATTGTTGTTCGCTATCAAAACGTGCAGGGACGCGACCAGAAATTGGAGGCGGAGGGCGATTTGCTCTGCCGCGCTATACAACATGAGATCGACCATCTCGATGGCGAGCTGTTCATCAACAAGGCTGTGAATAACCTTGTCCGAGATCTCGAGATGACCAAACATGGATTCGCTGATGGTGACATTGAAAAGCTGCAAGACAAAATTGCCGCATCGAGCGGGCACATCATCTCAACGAAACAATCACAACAACAGCCTGTAGTCGGTTAG